The Toxorhynchites rutilus septentrionalis strain SRP chromosome 3, ASM2978413v1, whole genome shotgun sequence genome includes a region encoding these proteins:
- the LOC129776451 gene encoding uncharacterized protein LOC129776451 — protein MKRVVLQITLWMVLLESNLLLAKAASFKNKQQSGNGRSLEYPPVPQVQYDDYPMVVPKRAAMLLDRLMVALHHALEKGEGEDGGGRPINKVYRDTKYGGRPVTNGMVKQQQPPQQQQQPSKTEQLMKSYYAEAEGEDSEEANVIPDGLDELEGRRELLDEMMDIQTRGTEDKTKKGRYWKCYFNAVSCF, from the exons ATGAAGCGAGTAGTATTGCAAATAACACTATGGATGGTACTGCTGGAATCGAATTTATTGCTTGCGAAAGCGGCCAGTTTCAAGAACAAACAACAATCGGGAAACGGTAGATCATTGGAGTATCCTCCGGTTCCACAAGTGCAGTATGATGATTATCCG ATGGTAGTGCCCAAACGGGCCGCAATGTTGCTCGATCGGCTGATGGTTGCTCTGCATCACGCACTGGAGAAGGGCGAAGGGGAGGATGGCGGAGGACGTCCAATCAATAAGGTGTACCGGGATACCAAGTACGGAGGTCGTCCCGTTACCAACGGTATGGTCAAACAGCAGCAGCCGccgcagcaacaacagcagccaAGCAAGACGGAGCAGCTGATGAAGTCGTATTACGCCG AGGCAGAGGGCGAGGACTCGGAAGAAGCCAACGTGATACCTGATGGGCTCGATGAGCTCGAGGGCCGCAGGGAACTGCTTGACGAAATG ATGGACATCCAGACGAGGGGCACCGAGGACAAGACGAAAAAAGGACGATATTGGAAGTGTTATTTTAATGCTGTTAGTTGTTTTTAA